The Fibrobacter sp. genomic interval CCTTGAACAGTTTGGAGTTGTCGAGAAAATCATAGAGAACCGCGGCTTTCCTGCGGTTTACCTCCTCTATTGCCTTCACTCCACCCATATCCTTGAGCCACTTGAAAACAAGCTTTGCGATGTAAATACTGTAGCACGGAGGAGTATTATAGAGCGATTTGGCTTCAGCATGGATCTTATAGTCAAGCATGGCAGGAGTATTCTCCATCACCTTGCCCGGAAGATCGTTTCTGATAATCACTATAGTAACCCCGGCAGGTCCCACATTTTTCTGCGCCCCCGCGTAGATAACTCCGAACTTCTTTACATCGTAAACTTCCGAGAGGATGTTCGAAGACATATCGGCCACAAGAGGCAGATTTCCGGTATCGGGTATCGATGGATACCTGGTGCCGAATATCGTGTTGTTTGTGGTTATATGCACGTAGGATGCCTCCTGGTCAAACATCTCTTTACCAAGAGATGGAATATAGGAGAAGTTTTTGTCCTCAGATGTAGCAACCACACGCACAGTACCGTACTTCTTAGCCTCAGAGATCGCCTTCTTGGACCACATGCCGGTATTTACATAATCGGCCTTCTTCTTCTCACCGAAAAGATTGAGAGGAACCATGGAAAACTGCAGCGATGCTCCACCCTGGAGAAAGAGAACAGTATAGTTCTCCGGTATCTCCATCACTTCACGAAGGAGAGCTTCGGCTTCATTTATTATCTTTTCGTAAACCTTCGATCTGTGGCTCATCTCCATCACCGACTGGCCGGAACCCTCATAGTCCAGCATCTCCAGTGAGGCCTGCTTGAGAACCGGTTCAGGAAGCATCGACGGACCAGCGGAAAAATTGTAAACTCTTGCCATAACAAAATCTCCTTCAATAAATTATAGGTTTTCCCCCCGGACCCTGACCTGCGCGGAAAGAATCCGAAGCTCTGCTGTAATATCCACATTACGAATAAAAACTCCCTCACAATCAGGCTTTATAACCGCAGGGGAGAAATTCACTATCCCCCTCACCCCTCCCTCTATAAGCCTGCCTGCGACTTCCTGAAGACTCGATGCCGGAACTGCCGTTATCCCAAGGGTAATCCCCATCCGCCTTACCACCTCTGTGATCTGATGAGAGGGGAAAACACTCACTGTGGTCCTGATTGTCTCCAGCTTGTTGATGTTGCTGTCAAACCCCGCCACAATCTCAAACTCTCCCCCGGCCAGTATCGAGTGCTGAAGAATCGCACTACCCAACCTCCCAAGCCCAACCAGACAAGCCTTCTTCCCGGAAAAGAAACCTAAACGCTCCCCGATCAGTTCCTTAAGACGGCAGACATCGTACCCACTGCCGCTACTGCCAGCCCCTCCCAGAAAACTGATATCCTTCCGTACATTGTGAGCGCTTATCCCAAGCCTGCACTCAAGCTCCGAGGAAGAGATACTGCTAACCCCATCCCTCTCCAGATCGAGAAGAAGCTGGTAAACCGAGCAGAGACGAGTAATGGCTGGAAAAGGTATTTTGTTCATAGCTTGTGAATTATTTCACTAATAGTATACATCTATTTTTATGCCAAAGGCAAGCTTTTTATTAAGACAGTTACAAATATGCCGGTTTATTCGGTTTTCTGTGAATTTTTTCACAGTTTAACCGCTCACCCTTTTTCCCCTTTACTTCCCTCCTCTTTTATGGTATAGTTATTCTTTGGTCGGTTTGGTTTAATTTTACGGAATTCTCATCATGACCATAGATGTTTCAGAAGTAAAAAGAAGGCTGCAGGCATTACTAAATGATCAGAGCCTTGTGGATGAATATTTGCGCCAATTCGGACCCTCCTCAGGTAACCAGAACGCAAAATCAGCCCTCGCCCCCAGAAGAGAAGAGGAAGACCCGATCTACGAGATCAAACTCACCTGCCCCGTATGCAGCAAGAAAGGGATCGTCTCCTACGAACTGAAATCCAAAAGCCAGACTATCGTATTAAACAAGTTCCTGGTTCCCATCTATACCGGAAGACCTGGATTCAAGACCGTTGACTACACTCTCCTAGCCCCAATTGTCTGCCCCCAATGCCTTTTTGCGTCACCTGACAAAAGGGACTTTGGCCGCGGATCTGAAAGTGACCAGACAAAAAACCAGATACCAGAAAACGTGATCACAAACTTACAGAAGAGTATCAATAAACGCAAAAAACTTCTGAAACCGGAAACTGATCCGATAACCTGCTTCAAACGACCCAGGTCTGTTGCCGCAGCAATTGACGGCTACAATCTTTCCCTGGCCAGAGCAAAAGTGGAGGCCTGTTTCAATCTGCCCTATGCGCAATTCAAGATGGGCGCCTACTGCCTGAGAATCGCGAAAATTCTCAGAGATGGCGGACATAATAACACGGAAATACTAAACAATGCTATAAAGTTTTTTGAGGAAGCGTTCAGGATCTCAAACTGCCCCTCAGAGGAATTTGAAATGCAGACAGTCTACCTTCTGGTTGCTCTCAATCTGAAAATTGGTAACCAGAAAAAAGCAAGCAGCTACCTGAATGTGTTCCAGAACCTGCAGAGCCAGCGATTGCTTGAAATGGAAGAGGATCCCTCCCTCAACTGCAATACCATCAACAAATGGCGGGACAGAGCCCGGTATCTCTGGGAAGACAGGGATGATCCTGAGTTGTTCAAAGACGAATAGACCGGCAAACCACCCGGCTTTCCTTATTAACTGTCAAATAATTTCTCGTAAATATTCTTCATCAACCCGTTTGCAGCGCCAATACATCTATTTACACCTTCCAGTATCTCCTTCTCCCCCTGTATCCACTTCCCTTCCGTCATCTCATCTTTACAGTTCCTGACAAGAGCCTCAACCGACTCTTTTGTCGTCTCCAGATGAAACTGCAGAGCCAGCACCCTGTTATCATAAATAAAGCCCTGGTTTTTATACGCTGCACTCGATGCTATCCATCGGGACCGGGGAGGAAGTTCAAATGTGTCTCCATGCCAGTGAAAAGCGGTGAATTCCGGGGACACATCTTTGAACAGATCCATCATCCCTGCCTCAGGTGTCAAATTCACCGGAAACCATCCAATCTCCCTCTCTCCACCCGGAAAGATCCTTCCCCCAAGAACATCGGCGATCAACTGCGCGCCCAGACAGATTCCAAGCACACTCTTTCCACCTGCAATTGCTTTCTCTATGAAAGACTTCTCCTCTGCAAGCCATCCATACTCTTTTTCCTGGTAAACGCCCATGGGCCCGCCCATTATCACCAGTGAATCGAATTCCGAAAGCGAAGGGAACTCCACTTTTTCAAACAGAAGGCTTCCTGTGACAGTATCTCCACAAGCTTGAGCCAGTTCACAGATATAAGCCGGGGTCTCAAATGGTACATGCTGGACATAGTGAACTCTTTTCATATTGTCTCACCCTACTTCAAGCTGCGCCTGAGCATCCACAACATCCCTGTTTACAAGCAGCAGCGCCTCATGAAACTTGTCTGAAAGGTAAGTATCAGGTACTTTGTCACGAAGTGTACGCAGAAGCTGGATTGTCATACGAAGCACTCTGACCAGATCGCCTTCAGGAACACCGAAATCGGCCAGTTCCTTTAAGCTGCACCCGTTTGACCAGGAGAAAACCGGTGCTGCCAGTGAAAAATCCATCTCCCGTACAGGCATGCTTATACGGTGCTTTATCTCTTTCATTCGCAGCCTGTGAATGACTTTTTCTGCATCGAAACGCAGCCGCATCGATGTAACCGGGGCAGTTTTACGGGATCGGCTCTCCTCAGTGATAAGCGCAGCCAGAACCACAGGAATCTGCTGTACTGTAACTTCCTCAAAACTTCTGGAATAGTAAAGCTCCGCAACCTGAATCTCATACCCGCTTACAGCAGCGGCCAGCTTGCCCTTATCTGTCAATTTTGTTCCGTCAAGAAAGCCTGTTGCCTGAAGAAAGCGGATACGATTCTCGATCTGCTTCTCCTCCTTCCGGTAGGCTTTGGACATGGAAAAGACACCCTGACGGAAATTGTGGAGGCTCTTGCGGAAAATCTCGAAAGACTCCTCACCAAAACGGCTGTACAGATTAAGTATCGTGGAGTAGCCTGCAAAGAAACGGCTGTTTATACGCTCATTTTTCCCATACAGAAGCCGCTCCAGGTGCCTCGGATCGGTAGCCTCGGGTATCACCTGTGAATAAACAAACCCCACCTCATCCATACCCCGCCGTCCGGCCCGCCCTGCCATCTGGTTATATTCCCTGGTCATCAGGTACTTGAACTCTACCCCGTCAAACTTCTCCAGCTCATCAAAAATAACCGAACTGGCAGGCATGTTCACCCCAAGGGCGAAAGTCTCTGTACAGAAAAGAAGCTTGATCAGACCGGCAGTGAAAAGCCGCTCCACTATCTCCTTTGCCGCAGGAAGAATTCCGGCATGATGAAACGCGGTGCCTGATTCCCAGAGATTACGCAGGTACGGAAGTCTGTCGTAAGAGGTGAGACTATACTGTACCACAAGCACATCGATCATCGCGCGAGCCTTGAGCTTCTCCTCCATACTCAGCAGATTAAGCCCGCTGTGCTGCTCTGCATTGTACTCACAGGCCCTGCGGTTAAAACAGAAATAGAGTACCGGAATATGCCCCTTCTCAAGCACATACTGCACAATGCGCCTCGATGAGACCTTGCGGCGCAGGTACTTCTTACGCTCGATGGGGTTGCTGCGGTACTTGCGGGCGATACTCTTTATATTCATGATCCCGAATTTGGGACTGTAAAAAGCATGACGCAGGGGTACCGGACGATGATTCTCCTCGATAACGGTAAACTCTGTCCCCCTCACAGTCCCCATCCATTGCGCAAGCTCATGAATATTGGGCACAGTGGCACTGAGACACATGAAACGGATCTCACGCGGAGCAAGTATTATGCTCTCCTCCCAGACCGTCCCTCTCTCCGGATCATCGAGATAGTGTATCTCGTCAAAGACCACATAATAGATATCCCCCAGGCGGCCTGAGCCCTCAAGAATCAGATTGCGGAAAATCTCCGTTGTCATTATAAGAAGCCTGGCATCGGGATTGATGGTCACATCACCTGTCTGAATCCCCACTACCTGCTCGCCAAAACGTTTCTTGAAATCGCGGTATTTCTGGTTGGAAAGGGCCTTTATAGGAGCAGTGTAAATTACCTTTTTATTACGCTCCAGAGACACATCAACCGCATATTCAGCTATAAGGGTTTTTCCGCAGCCCGTAGGGGCAGCCACAATCAGGGACTCTCCCCTGTTTATCGCCTCAACCGCTTTTACCTGAAAATCATCAAGCTCTAAATTCTGATAACGCACATACTCTCCGCTTAAAAAACATCGTATAAAATAGATTTAAACTGGTGTTTAATAGCATAAATTGTGCAAACCGGTGAAAGATTTTTGTTTGTCAGTGTTCAACTCTGCTACTAAGGCCAGCCAGACAACTAAACAAAAGCATCTAATGGTAGGGGCCGTTTTACGGGCCCCTAAAACCCCCGCTGAAGGTAACGAATCATTATCCATGCCGGAAGACCGTCATGGGCAGAACTTCCTATGTGACAGTTGTTCATGACAAGGGGAGACTTCCCCTGCAATAATTCTTAAAAATCAGGAAATGTCTTGAACTATGATTGAACTGATTAACCTGATTACTCTGATTAGGAAACGAAATACCGCCATTAACTTGCACGAAACCCGTAAAGATAATAACATATTGATAATGAGTAAAAATAACCCCGTCTATAACACCAAAAAACTCAATCTGGCAATACTGACAGACTGGTACTGGCCTTGTAAAGGCGGTGTGGAGAGGGCTGCGCAGTCACTCGCCACCAGTTTACAAAAGTCATTCTCCGTAACAGTAATCACTCATCGGGTATCAGATAACAGCTCACTATACAGCACATACACATCAAATAAAAGACAACTGCTGAAAGATCCTGATGGCAACAGAATCAGCCTGCTGGAACCGTCGATTGCCGGAAGAATCCTTCTGGCACCTCTTATGATCTGGAACATGCCCGGGGTACCCAGGACCGCAACACTGTATGACTCCCTTTACCGTTTCTACAGGGCAGCATTCAGTAAACGTCTCAGGAAACTTATCTCTCATACCCGAATCGTCCATTGTTTCTCAACGGGATATCTTGCACGATGCGCATCGGAGGTATGCAAAAGTTCTGATCTGCCTCTTGTGCACTCCCCTTTTATCCATTTCGGAAGATGGGGGGATTCACCCGCACAGCTTGACGCTTACTGCAGAGCAGGGGTTATCCTCTGTCCAACAGAGTTCTTCCGTGAAAAACTCATTTTATCCATGAATGGAAAGACCCTGCCGCAAGTAAGGGTTATCCCGCCGATTACTCCGGAACCGGTTCAGCCTCTCCTTGAGAAAAAACCGGTAAATGGCAGATTTGTACTTTTCCTTGGACGGCATGAACCTCATAAGGGACTTGGAATTCTTCTTGAATCATTCAGAGATCTCAGGCAAAAGGTAAAACTGGTTATCGCCGGACCATCCGGAGAAAAACACTTCCATCTGCCTGAAAACGCGGTTGATCTTCGTGAAGTGGATGAGAATACCAAGAAGTGGCTCCTTTTCAATTGCGACCTGCTCTGTGTACCTTCCAGGGATGAAACTTTCGGGATAGTGTACACAGAAGCTATGAGTTACGGAAAGCCGGTGGTGGCATTTGATATCCCGCCGGTAAACGAGATAGTGCAAAACGGGATTTCCGGAATTCTTGTGGAGACAGATAACAGGAAAGAGCTGAGTTCAGCACTTGAAAAGCTTCTCTCCAATGAGACAACCCGCCGCAGCATGGGCCGGGCAGCCCGCGACCGCTTCAACAGCTACTTCTCCCCGGCCAAAATCATTAAGGAGCACCTGAAAGTTTACAATCGACTAATCGGCTGACTTATCGCACGACTGTCACAGGAACAGTCTTGTGGCTGCCGCTGGTTTTAATTGTAAAGAGATATACTCCTCCGGGCACACCTCTTTTCTCCTTATTATTCCAGACAAGTGTACCTCTGGAGGATTCCAGGTTCCATTTCTTCAGGCATTTTCCATCAACTGAATGGACTGTCAGACAACTGTTTTTATCGGCAATCCCGCCAAGATCATATCTGAGCAGGTATCCCTGGCCGGTGCTCCTCTTAACAGCGGAAAAAGACAGCTTTCCCGAAGTCTCTCTTTTCCTCTTGACTACAGGAGAACTCATCCTTACATTTGTAACCTGATCATCTTTTACTGTAATCCAGGCAGCCTCTTCAGGAATCCATGAATTGAGGACCTGGTTGGAATAATCCGTAATATTATTTATTGTAGTCTTCTCATCCATACCGTACCACTGGTATTCTATATTGTTGCCATTTTGTGAAGCGATCGCCAGGCGGTAGTCTCCGGCGGGAAGGAAAGGGATGGCGATACTTGAGGCAGAAGAGCTTTTGAAGTCCAGATCCGGTTGAAAAAACCATATTTTGGGAAAATTATCCGGGTTGATGTTCAGCACCTGAAAGCAGGCAGCAATCCGGTCCTCGCTGTCATAGCAAAACGCCAGCAATACTGGCCCTGCGCTTACATCCGCCACTATTGCCCCTGCCTCTTCGTTGACAGTTACAGGACCGAATACAGTTGTGTTTTTCTCTTCTACTGTGAATCCGGGAAAGACAGCCCGGGCAGCTCCGCTCTGACCCGCAAACCGTAACAGATCAGATGCATTGATAAGACCAAACATAGATGTCCACCCATCGTATTCACCCGGTTTCAAACCTGTAAAGCGCATTCCGCCTGCCGATGTCATTTCAGCGACTTCTGAGAGTGAGGAGTCGGTGCTGTTTCTCAAAATACCAAATTGTCCGAAATAGACAACCGCATTTGTTTCATATTCAGGCTTGTTGCCTGACTTATTTCTGAAAAATCCAGCCGCACTTCCGCCCTTCAATTCTAACGGTACCTCAATTTCCAGCTCTTCACCTTCGGATACAGTTATAAAAGATGTATTGTCAGGATACCAGACACTCTGTGCATAGTAGTCTTCAGGATCAACTTTGATTCTGAATGGCTCAGAAGCAGCAACAGGCAATGAGAATTCTCCATCACTGGTATAATCTGAAGAATAGACATAATCCACATAGAAATTCTCATAGTAGCAATCAACATCAGCACTGATCTCTACCACTGAACTGCCATCGGTAATCTTTCCTGTAACAGTACCAAATTTGTATTCAGGATCACTGACATGATCAGGAAAGGTAAGGGTAAAATTGTCAATAATCTGACCCTCATTGACTGTAATCAAAGAGGCGCCTGAAACTGTTTCCGCTGACGGATAATAGCGATGCCATGTAATATCACCATTGTAGAGCCAGTACTTTAAATAGTACTTTCCGGCAGGAATTCCCTCGATAAGAAATGTGGTATCATCGGTATATGCCTCACTATACACTATTCCATCTTCACCGACGCACTCCAGATAAACGTCACCTGACGGCGCACTTCCATCAGCATGTCTTACTTTACCCGAGAGAACCCCGCCGGCACTGAAATAAATCTTTTTTTCCGAAACATTTCCGGTTATCGCTACAAGTGAAGGTTGAGCGGTTTTCACACTGCTTCCATCCCACCATTGAGAAGCAAATCCGTCTGTTGATGATACCATGATATAGCATTTCCCGTCAGGTACTGTCACCCGCAGGGAGAAGCTTCCCGATGGATCGGTTGTCTCTGTTGAAAACATCCTGGAGTAGTTTCCCTGTTTCTCACCTATCAGTGTCAAAGACACATTGGTTCCTGTTGGAGCAGGAGTATTCTCTCCAATGTAACAATTTCCTGAGATTACTATGGATTTTTCCTGATCAGGTTCCGGCAGGGTAATGTTATTTCCGGAAGAAGTCTGACCCGCGGTAAGAGTGAT includes:
- a CDS encoding glycosyltransferase family 4 protein produces the protein MSKNNPVYNTKKLNLAILTDWYWPCKGGVERAAQSLATSLQKSFSVTVITHRVSDNSSLYSTYTSNKRQLLKDPDGNRISLLEPSIAGRILLAPLMIWNMPGVPRTATLYDSLYRFYRAAFSKRLRKLISHTRIVHCFSTGYLARCASEVCKSSDLPLVHSPFIHFGRWGDSPAQLDAYCRAGVILCPTEFFREKLILSMNGKTLPQVRVIPPITPEPVQPLLEKKPVNGRFVLFLGRHEPHKGLGILLESFRDLRQKVKLVIAGPSGEKHFHLPENAVDLREVDENTKKWLLFNCDLLCVPSRDETFGIVYTEAMSYGKPVVAFDIPPVNEIVQNGISGILVETDNRKELSSALEKLLSNETTRRSMGRAARDRFNSYFSPAKIIKEHLKVYNRLIG
- a CDS encoding DEAD/DEAH box helicase yields the protein MRYQNLELDDFQVKAVEAINRGESLIVAAPTGCGKTLIAEYAVDVSLERNKKVIYTAPIKALSNQKYRDFKKRFGEQVVGIQTGDVTINPDARLLIMTTEIFRNLILEGSGRLGDIYYVVFDEIHYLDDPERGTVWEESIILAPREIRFMCLSATVPNIHELAQWMGTVRGTEFTVIEENHRPVPLRHAFYSPKFGIMNIKSIARKYRSNPIERKKYLRRKVSSRRIVQYVLEKGHIPVLYFCFNRRACEYNAEQHSGLNLLSMEEKLKARAMIDVLVVQYSLTSYDRLPYLRNLWESGTAFHHAGILPAAKEIVERLFTAGLIKLLFCTETFALGVNMPASSVIFDELEKFDGVEFKYLMTREYNQMAGRAGRRGMDEVGFVYSQVIPEATDPRHLERLLYGKNERINSRFFAGYSTILNLYSRFGEESFEIFRKSLHNFRQGVFSMSKAYRKEEKQIENRIRFLQATGFLDGTKLTDKGKLAAAVSGYEIQVAELYYSRSFEEVTVQQIPVVLAALITEESRSRKTAPVTSMRLRFDAEKVIHRLRMKEIKHRISMPVREMDFSLAAPVFSWSNGCSLKELADFGVPEGDLVRVLRMTIQLLRTLRDKVPDTYLSDKFHEALLLVNRDVVDAQAQLEVG
- a CDS encoding redox-sensing transcriptional repressor Rex, with the protein product MNKIPFPAITRLCSVYQLLLDLERDGVSSISSSELECRLGISAHNVRKDISFLGGAGSSGSGYDVCRLKELIGERLGFFSGKKACLVGLGRLGSAILQHSILAGGEFEIVAGFDSNINKLETIRTTVSVFPSHQITEVVRRMGITLGITAVPASSLQEVAGRLIEGGVRGIVNFSPAVIKPDCEGVFIRNVDITAELRILSAQVRVRGENL
- the serC gene encoding 3-phosphoserine/phosphohydroxythreonine transaminase — translated: MARVYNFSAGPSMLPEPVLKQASLEMLDYEGSGQSVMEMSHRSKVYEKIINEAEALLREVMEIPENYTVLFLQGGASLQFSMVPLNLFGEKKKADYVNTGMWSKKAISEAKKYGTVRVVATSEDKNFSYIPSLGKEMFDQEASYVHITTNNTIFGTRYPSIPDTGNLPLVADMSSNILSEVYDVKKFGVIYAGAQKNVGPAGVTIVIIRNDLPGKVMENTPAMLDYKIHAEAKSLYNTPPCYSIYIAKLVFKWLKDMGGVKAIEEVNRRKAAVLYDFLDNSKLFKATVETQYRSIMNVPFVLPTDQLNEEFLKGATAEGLVNLKGHRSVGGMRASIYNAMPEQGVVKLVDYMKRFEAAHA
- a CDS encoding type 1 glutamine amidotransferase translates to MKRVHYVQHVPFETPAYICELAQACGDTVTGSLLFEKVEFPSLSEFDSLVIMGGPMGVYQEKEYGWLAEEKSFIEKAIAGGKSVLGICLGAQLIADVLGGRIFPGGEREIGWFPVNLTPEAGMMDLFKDVSPEFTAFHWHGDTFELPPRSRWIASSAAYKNQGFIYDNRVLALQFHLETTKESVEALVRNCKDEMTEGKWIQGEKEILEGVNRCIGAANGLMKNIYEKLFDS
- a CDS encoding DUF2225 domain-containing protein; protein product: MTIDVSEVKRRLQALLNDQSLVDEYLRQFGPSSGNQNAKSALAPRREEEDPIYEIKLTCPVCSKKGIVSYELKSKSQTIVLNKFLVPIYTGRPGFKTVDYTLLAPIVCPQCLFASPDKRDFGRGSESDQTKNQIPENVITNLQKSINKRKKLLKPETDPITCFKRPRSVAAAIDGYNLSLARAKVEACFNLPYAQFKMGAYCLRIAKILRDGGHNNTEILNNAIKFFEEAFRISNCPSEEFEMQTVYLLVALNLKIGNQKKASSYLNVFQNLQSQRLLEMEEDPSLNCNTINKWRDRARYLWEDRDDPELFKDE